The Rhododendron vialii isolate Sample 1 chromosome 6a, ASM3025357v1 genome includes a window with the following:
- the LOC131331241 gene encoding scopoletin glucosyltransferase-like, whose product MSSTEGQIHVIFLPYMAPGHMMPMVDIARLFAAHGVRATIITTPMNARRFKTTIDRDIRAGRHIALEILSFAPVTGLPEGCENLSDTPTPEMTMRLFGAINLLQPRIENLLRATRPDCIFSDVLFQWTVDVAIELGIPRLAFSGSGFFNLSVALAVERYRPHDKVHWESEPFLVHSLPDKVSLTRSQLPDIVKTETEFSEMFHKLKLAEGKSYGMVVNSFGVLESAYADYYRKALGIKAWSIGPVSLFNQEEADKTERGDMATINRDSYLNWLDSKAQNSVLYVCFGSLTRFNKTQLAEIAGALEDTHCSFIWVVPRVLKMNDKDEEEEWWLPEGFVERTEESGKGMVVKGWAPQVLILEHPAIGGFLTHCGWNSILEGVTTGVPMVTWPTIADQFYNEKLVTQVLKFGVPVGNEYWKVWATEETPVIGREKISRAINVVMNGGNEAEEMRSVAKRLSESAKKAVEEGGSSCNDLNTLIQDIKLHRQK is encoded by the coding sequence ATGAGTTCCACAGAAGGCCAAATCCATGTGATTTTCCTTCCTTACATGGCGCCAGGCCACATGATGCCAATGGTGGACATCGCCAGGCTATTCGCCGCCCACGGTGTTCGTGCCACCATAATCACCACCCCGATGAACGCCCGACGCTTCAAAACTACCATCGATCGCGACATTCGAGCCGGTAGGCACATCGCCCTCGAGATCCTCTCTTTCGCTCCCGTAACAGGCCTCCCCGAAGGCTGCGAAAATCTAAGCGACACTCCGACCCCCGAGATGACCATGCGCCTCTTCGGCGCCATCAACCTTCTCCAACCTCGAATCGAAAACCTCTTGCGCGCGACCCGTCCCGATTGCATTTTCTCCGACGTCCTCTTCCAATGGACTGTCGACGTTGCGATAGAGCTAGGTATTCCGAGGCTTGCATTTAGTGGCAGCGGCTTTTTCAATCTCTCTGTAGCATTGGCGGTCGAACGCTACCGGCCCCACGACAAAGTGCATTGGGAGAGCGAGCCATTCCTCGTCCACAGCCTTCCGGACAAGGTTTCGCTCACCCGATCACAACTACCTGATATTGTGAAAACAGAAACAGAGTTTTCGGAGATGTTCCATAAACTCAAACTGGCTGAGGGGAAGAGTTATGGGATGGTTGTGAATAGTTTTGGTGTTTTGGAATCGGCTTACGCCGATTACTATAGAAAAGCTTTAGGAATTAAGGCTTGGAGCATAGGTCCTGTGTCCCTCTTCAACCAAGAAGAAGCCGATAAAACGGAGAGGGGGGACATGGCAACAATCAACAGAGACAGCTACCTCAACTGGCTCGATTCAAAGGCGCAAAACTCAGTTCTTTACGTTTGTTTCGGTAGCTTAACCCGATTTAACAAAACTCAACTTGCGGAGATAGCCGGTGCCCTCGAAGATACACATTGTTCCTTCATCTGGGTTGTGCCTAGAGTCTTGAAAATGAACGACaaagatgaggaagaagaaTGGTGGTTGCCAGAAGGGTTTGTGGAGAGGACGGAGGAATCAGGCAAGGGAATGGTCGTTAAGGGTTGGGCCCCGCAGGTGTTGATACTCGAGCACCCTGCCATCGGAGGGTTCTTGACTCACTGTGGATGGAACTCGATACTCGAAGGGGTAACCACGGGCGTGCCTATGGTCACTTGGCCAACCATCGCGGACCAATTTTACAACGAGAAGCTTGTGACCCAGGTGTTGAAGTTCGGAGTCCCTGTGGGGAACGAGTATTGGAAGGTGTGGGCTACGGAGGAGACACCGGTGATtgggagagagaagattagtAGGGCGATCAACGTGGTGATGAACGGTGGGAATGAGGCCGAGGAAATGAGAAGCGTAGCGAAACGGCTCAGCGAATCAGCAAAGAAGGCTGTTGAAGAAGGGGGTTCTTCTTGCAATGATCTCAACACCCTCATACAAGACATCAAATTGCACAGGCAAAAATAA
- the LOC131328319 gene encoding scopoletin glucosyltransferase-like → MAAQDRNLNALFLPYFITSHMTPLVDTAVLFAARPGVAVTILTTPSNALTFQPPVDRAASAGHRITFHTIKFPAAEVGLPEGIENYGSVASRDMIPKVTRAISLLREPMAQAIRDLRPDCIVSDVMDPWTVDIAEELNIPRLILSTTNCFYYCVYHHLMIHKPYEKVRSDSESFVVPGLPDAIEMTSAQLEDYLKTPEECGSSGELIKVIKDAETRSYGMVFTSYSEIEPEYVRHYRNVMGRKSWHVGLPSLLLGKDNETDTERHRCLNWLDDQEPGSVLYVSFGSVVRFPDTQFTEIALALEESGHPFVWVVRKIGKTGEKEDEDWLPEGFRERVLESDKGLMMREWAPQISILAHPAIGGFVTHCGWNSAMEGMAAGVPLITWPLFAEQFYNEKLITRVLKVGVEVGSGVWNGSLDIRSPVVGKDKIVKALSHLMDRSEEAEEIRRRAKEVSVMMKKSVEEGGSCSSDLNSLIKEINAYVLHD, encoded by the coding sequence ATGGCCGCCCAAGACAGAAACCTCAACGCCCTCTTTCTCCCATACTTCATCACTAGCCACATGACTCCACTCGTAGACACGGCCGTGCTATTCGCCGCCCGCCCAGGCGTCGCGGTCACCATCCTCACCACCCCATCCAACGCCCTCACGTTCCAACCCCCCGTCGACCGCGCCGCCTCCGCCGGCCACCGAATCACATTCCACACCATAAAATTCCCCGCGGCCGAAGTGGGCTTACCCGAAGGCATCGAGAACTACGGCTCCGTCGCTTCCAGAGACATGATACCGAAAGTCACCCGCGCCATTTCCCTCCTCCGAGAACCGATGGCGCAAGCGATTCGCGACCTTCGCCCCGACTGCATCGTGTCCGACGTGATGGACCCGTGGACTGTCGATATAGCCGAGGAGTTAAACATCCCGAGACTTATTTTATCTACCACCAATTGCTTCTACTACTGTGTTTACCATCATTTGATGATTCACAAGCCTTACGAGAAGGTCAGGTCCGACTCGGAGAGTTTCGTGGTTCCCGGGCTACCTGATGCGATCGAGATGACCAGTGCTCAACTAGAGGACTATTTGAAGACCCCGGAAGAGTGCGGGAGCAGCGGAGAGTTGATAAAGGTGATCAAAGACGCGGAGACTCGGAGCTATGGAATGGTTTTCACCAGCTACTCCGAGATCGAACCGGAGTACGTTCGGCACTACAGGAACGTCATGGGAAGGAAGAGCTGGCACGTTGGCCTCCCATCCCTGTTACTCGGGAAAGATAACGAAACGGATACGGAGCGACACAGGTGCTTGAACTGGCTCGACGATCAGGAACCCGGTTCGGTTCTGTACGTTTCTTTTGGGAGCGTGGTACGGTTTCCCGACACCCAATTCACCGAGATCGCGTTGGCGCTCGAAGAATCGGGGCACCCGTTTGTCTGGGTGGTGAGGAAGATTGGGAAGACAGGCGAGAAGGAAGACGAAGACTGGTTGCCGGAAGGGTTCCGAGAGAGAGTACTGGAAAGTGACAAGGGACTGATGATGAGAGAATGGGCACCGCAGATTTCGATCCTAGCCCACCCCGCAATTGGAGGGTTCGTGACACATTGCGGTTGGAACTCGGCGATGGAGGGGATGGCAGCAGGCGTGCCGTTGATCACGTGGCCCCTGTTTGCGGAGCAGTTTTACAATGAGAAGCTGATCACGCGGGTCTTGAAGGTTGGTGTGGAAGTCGGGTCGGGTGTGTGGAACGGGAGCCTGGACATTCGAAGTCCGGTTGTGGGGAAAGATAAGATAGTGAAGGCTTTGAGTCATTTGATGGATAGGTCGGAGGAGGCAGAGGAGATCCGGCGGCGGGCGAAGGAGGTTAGTGTGATGATGAAGAAGTCTGTGGAAGAGGGTGGATCCTGTTCCTCTGATTTGAATAGTTTGATTAAGGAAATCAATGCTTATGTTCTTCATGACTAA
- the LOC131328320 gene encoding scopoletin glucosyltransferase-like: MAAQDKNLNALFLPYFITSHMTPLVHTAVLFASRPGVAVTILTTPSNALMFQPSVDRAASAGHRITFHTLKFPAAEVGLPEGVENYGSIASRDMIPKVTLAISLLREPMEQAIRDLRPDCIVSDVLYPWTVDIAEELNIPRLILSTTNCFSECVYHQLKIHKPYEKVRSDSESFVVPGLPDEIEMTSAQLEDYLKTPEDSGNSGELMNQIEDAETRSYGIVFTSYSEIEPEYVQHSKNVMGRKSWHVGLPSLILGKENETNTNPHRCLNWLDIQKPGSVLYVSFGSLIRFPDTQFTEIALALEELGRPFVWVVRKIGKTGEKEDEDWLPEGFRERVLESNKGLMIREWAPQISILAHPAIGGFMTHCGWNSAMEGMAAGVPLITCPVLAEQFYNEKLITRVLKIGVEVGSGVWNRSPQILSPVVGKDKIVKAVSRLMDGSEEAEEIRRRAKEVSVMMKMSVEEGGSSSSDLNSLIEELKAYVRY, translated from the coding sequence ATGGCCGCCCAAGACAAAAACCTCAACGCCCTCTTTCTCCCATACTTCATCACAAGCCACATGACTCCACTCGTCCACACGGCCGTGCTATTCGCCTCCCGCCCCGGCGTCGCCGTCACCATCCTCACCACCCCATCCAACGCCCTCATGTTCCAACCCTCCGTCGACCGCGCCGCCTCCGCCGGCCACCGAATCACATTCCACACCCTGAAATTCCCCGCGGCCGAAGTGGGCTTGCCCGAAGGCGTTGAGAACTACGGCTCCATCGCTTCCAGAGACATGATACCGAAAGTCACCCTCGCCATTTCCCTCCTCCGAGAACCGATGGAGCAAGCGATTCGCGACCTTCGCCCCGACTGCATCGTCTCCGACGTCCTCTACCCGTGGACTGTCGATATAGCCGAGGAGTTAAACATCCCGAGACTTATTTTATCTACCACCAATTGCTTCTCCGAATGTGTTTACCATCAATTGAAGATTCACAAGCCTTATGAGAAAGTCAGGTCCGACTCGGAGAGTTTCGTGGTTCCTGGGCTTCCTGATGAGATTGAGATGACCAGTGCTCAACTAGAGGACTATTTGAAGACCCCGGAAGACAGTGGGAACAGCGGAGAGTTGATGAATCAGATCGAAGACGCAGAGACTCGGAGCTACGGAATTGTTTTCACCAGCTACTCTGAGATCGAACCGGAGTACGTTCAACACTCCAAGAACGTCATGGGAAGGAAGAGCTGGCACGTTGGCCTCCCCTCTCTGATCCTTGGAAAAGAGAACGAAACGAATACGAACCCACACAGGTGCTTGAACTGGCTCGACATTCAGAAACCCGGTTCGGTTCTGTACGTTTCTTTCGGGAGCCTGATACGGTTTCCCGACACCCAATTCACCGAGATCGCGTTAGCGCTCGAAGAATTGGGGCGCCCGTTTGTCTGGGTGGTGAGAAAGATTGGGAAAACAGGCGAGAAGGAAGACGAAGACTGGTTGCCGGAAGGGTTCCGAGAGAGAGTACTAGAAAGTAACAAGGGACTGATGATAAGAGAATGGGCACCACAGATTTCGATCCTGGCCCACCCCGCAATCGGAGGGTTCATGACTCACTGCGGTTGGAACTCGGCGATGGAGGGGATGGCGGCAGGCGTGCCGTTGATCACGTGTCCTGTGCTTGCGGAGCAGTTTTACAATGAGAAGTTGATTACGCGGGTCTTGAAGATTGGTGTGGAAGTCGGGTCGGGTGTATGGAACCGGAGTCCGCAGATTCTTAGTCCGGTTGTGGGGAAAGATAAGATAGTGAAGGCTGTGAGTCGTTTAATGGATGGGTCGGAGGAGGCAGAGGAGATCCGGCGGCGGGCGAAGGAGGTTAGTGTGATGATGAAGATGTCTGTGGAAGAGGGTGGATCCTCTTCCTCTGATTTGAATAGTTTGATTGAGGAACTCAAAGCTTATGTTCGTTATTAG
- the LOC131331242 gene encoding porphobilinogen deaminase, chloroplastic gives METKSLLNQTLFPANFGILNGNFSTSSVSALRPSLNPPATNRRRKLTGTRASVAAVPKVALVRIGTRGSPLALAQAYETRDKLMATHSELAEEDAIQIVIIKTTGDKIQSQPLADIGGKGLFTKEIDEALINGEIDIAVHSMKDVPTYLPEKTVLPCNLPREDVRDAFISLGSASLAELPAGSTIGTASLRRKSQILHRYPSLNVLENFRGNVQTRLRKLNEGVVQATLLALAGLKRLNMTENVTSILSMDDMLPAVAQGAIGIACRSNDDKMAEYLASLNHEETRLAVACERAFLLALDGSCRTPIAGYACRDEDGNCIFKGLVASPDGTRVLETSRQGPYAYEDMMLMGKDAGNELLSRAGPGFFDC, from the exons ATGGAGACCAAGTCCTTGCTGAACCAAACTCTCTTTCCCGCAAATTTTGGGATCCTCAATGGTAATTTCAGCACCAGCTCCGTATCAGCTCTGCGGCCGTCCTTAAACCCTCCAGCCACCAATCGCCGCCGCAAACTCACGGGCACGAGGGCCTCAGTTGCCGCCGTCCCCAAGGTCGCCCTCGTTCGAATTGGCACAAGAGGAAG CCCACTAGCACTTGCTCAGGCTTATGAGACACGAGACAAACTCATGGCTACACATTCAGAGTTGGCTGAAGAGGATGCTATTCAGATTGTTATAATAAAGACAACAGGTGATAAAATACAAAGTCAGCCACTCGCAGACATAGGTGGGAAGGGCTTGTTCACAAAAGAAATAGATGAGGCGCTCATAAATGGTGAAATCGACATTGCGGTCCACTCAATGAAAGATGTTCCCACTTATTTACCAGAAAAGACAGTTTTGCCTTGCAATCTCCCACGCGAGGATGTTCGCGATGCATTTATTTCCTTAGGTTCAGCCTCACTGGCAGAGCTGCCAGCTGGAAGCACTATAGGAACTGCATCACTCAGAAGAAAGTCACAAATTCTCCACAGATATCCATCACTCAAT GTGCTGGAAAACTTTCGTGGTAACGTTCAGACACGGTTAAGAAAACTCAATGAAGGAGTAGTTCAAGCAACATTGTTGGCATTAGCAGGACTCAAACGTCTAAATATGACTGAAAATGTGACTTCCATTCTTTCCATGGATGATATGCTTCCAGCTGTTGCACAAGGTGCAATTGGAATTGCATGTAGAAGCAATGATGATAAGATG GCTGAATATTTGGCCTCATTGAATCATGAGGAAACAAGATTAGCGGTGGCATGCGAGAGGGCATTCCTCTTAGCATTGGATGGGTCTTGTCGCACTCCAATTGCTGGATATGCGTGTCGAGATGAGGATggaaattgcattttcaaaggCTTGGTGGCCTCACCAGATGGAACCCGAG TGCTTGAAACTTCTAGACAAGGTCCATATGCTTATGAAGATATGATGCTTATGGGGAAAGATGCGGGCAACGAGCTTCTATCTCGTGCAGGGCCAGGATTTTTTGATTGTTGA